Genomic segment of Gemmatimonadota bacterium:
CCCTTCTCCTTCTCTCCAATGAGGTAGGCGGCCGGCCGGGCGCTCGGGCCGTGACCGTAGCAGCGGCCGTCGAGCTCGTGCACCTGGCGACGCTGGTGCACGACGACGCTGTAGACCACTCTGTATTGCGGCGCGGCATGCCCACGGTGAACGCGCTGTGGAACCACCAGACGGCGATCATCATGGGAGACTACCTCTACAGCCGATCGGTGAGCGAGCTGGCCCTGCTGGGCGATCTCGAGCTGATTCGCGTGCTGGCGCGTGCGGCCAACGAGATGAGCGTGGGCGAGATGCGCCAGCTCACGGCGTGCGACGCGCTGCGGACGAGCGAGAGCGACTACTACCGCCTGATCGCGTGCAAGACGGCGTCCCTCATGTCCGCGGCGTGCGAGATGGGTGCTCTCACGGGCGAGCCCTCGCAGCGCGAGTCGCTGGCGCGCTTCGGCCACTACCTGGGCATGGCGTTTCAGATCGCGGACGACCTGCTGGACTACACGGAGACCGAGGCGGTGACAGGCAAGCCGGCGGGGCACGACCTGAGGGAGCACAAGGTGACCCTCCCCTTGATTGCGTCGCTTTCCGCCGCCAACGGCGCGGGGCGCCGGGAGATCGAGGATTTCTTTGCCGACCCGGAACCTGCGGACGACGGGATCGCACGGATGGTAGAGC
This window contains:
- a CDS encoding polyprenyl synthetase family protein codes for the protein MLRTSLPKLAQIQRPVRDRLEAVGEELRRIVLSDFPPIGEVNDYLLLGRGKFLRPTLLLLSNEVGGRPGARAVTVAAAVELVHLATLVHDDAVDHSVLRRGMPTVNALWNHQTAIIMGDYLYSRSVSELALLGDLELIRVLARAANEMSVGEMRQLTACDALRTSESDYYRLIACKTASLMSAACEMGALTGEPSQRESLARFGHYLGMAFQIADDLLDYTETEAVTGKPAGHDLREHKVTLPLIASLSAANGAGRREIEDFFADPEPADDGIARMVELVREYGGLEYSRRRAAEYGARAAAALVGLPAGEAAECLRDAVTYVVERRH